The following nucleotide sequence is from Terriglobales bacterium.
CAGCGAGCTTGGACGTGATGTGGTCGGCGCAGAAAGCAAACCCACTCAGGAATGAAGAGCGCTAAGTAGGAGTTCTCCCCAATGCCTCTCAAGAGTTTGACGTGCACCTGCGGCAACACCCAACTGGAGAAGATTCCAGTGCGTCTGCAGATGCCTCCGAATGGGAATGGCAGCAAGGCTCTGCAACTTGTGGCATTGATGTGTCGGGGCGATGGCTGCGGCCGAGTTACGTTTCGACCGGATGAATCCGCGCAAGAGGCTCCGGAAGAGACTCCGATTCCTCCAAAACCGGCACTCACGGCAAACCAGCGCATAGCGGCTCTATTCGAGCGCGTATACACCGAACGCCTCGTGTACAAGGCCATCGCCGAGCGCGATCCTGCCTGCGCTCAATTGTTCGATGCTCTGAAAACAAATCCTGAAATCCGCGCCAGTATTACGGAGACTTTTGCCAAGGTGGATGAACGCCTTGCCGCTGGCGAAGAACTGGTAATAATCCTCGAAGGTTTACCATCGATCAAGACATAACGCTTTCTGCTTATGTCGAAAGTCGATGGATCTCGATCGCTACAACCTGCAGCGCTTCGTTGAAGCGCAGAACCCTGTGTACCAGCGAGTTCTCTCAGAGTTGCGCGAAGGCCGCAAGCGCACGCACTGGATGTGGTTTATCTTCCCCCAGATTCGCGG
It contains:
- a CDS encoding DUF1810 family protein — translated: MDLDRYNLQRFVEAQNPVYQRVLSELREGRKRTHWMWFIFPQIRG